Proteins encoded together in one Streptomyces umbrinus window:
- the thrB gene encoding homoserine kinase, with the protein MAGPAFRAAAVRVRVPATSANLGPGFDAFGLSLGLYDDVVVRVADSGLNIDIAGEGSETLPRDESHLLVRSLRTAFDLLGGQPRGLEIVCANRIPHGRGLGSSSAAICAGIVAARAVTIGGDSKLDDEALLELATEIEGHPDNVAACLLGGFTLSWLEGGSARAIRMEPADSIVPVVFVPAKPVLTETARGLLPRAVPHVDAAANAGRAALLVEALTRRPELLLPATEDRLHQEYRAPAMPESAALVERLRADGIPAVISGAGPTVLALAADTAADKVARLAGEGWAANRLGLDATGASVLPLAP; encoded by the coding sequence ATGGCCGGTCCAGCGTTCCGCGCCGCCGCCGTCCGGGTGCGCGTCCCCGCCACCAGTGCCAACCTCGGCCCGGGCTTCGACGCCTTCGGTCTGTCACTGGGGTTGTACGACGACGTGGTCGTCCGGGTGGCCGACTCCGGACTGAACATCGACATCGCAGGCGAGGGCAGCGAGACGCTCCCACGCGACGAGAGCCACCTGCTCGTACGCTCCCTGCGCACCGCCTTCGATCTGCTCGGCGGACAGCCGCGCGGTCTCGAGATCGTCTGCGCCAACCGCATCCCGCACGGCAGGGGCCTCGGCTCCTCGTCCGCAGCCATCTGCGCGGGCATCGTCGCTGCACGCGCAGTGACCATAGGCGGCGACAGCAAGCTCGACGACGAGGCACTTCTGGAGCTCGCGACGGAGATCGAGGGCCACCCCGACAACGTCGCGGCCTGTCTGCTCGGCGGGTTCACACTGTCCTGGCTGGAGGGCGGATCCGCGCGCGCCATCAGGATGGAACCCGCCGATTCCATCGTTCCGGTGGTTTTCGTACCGGCGAAACCGGTCCTCACCGAGACCGCCCGGGGACTGCTCCCACGCGCCGTTCCGCATGTGGACGCCGCAGCCAACGCGGGCCGCGCCGCACTGCTTGTCGAGGCCCTGACCAGGCGCCCCGAGCTGCTGCTGCCCGCCACCGAGGACCGACTGCACCAGGAGTACCGCGCCCCGGCCATGCCGGAGAGCGCGGCTCTGGTGGAGCGGCTGCGGGCCGACGGAATTCCCGCGGTGATCTCCGGCGCCGGGCCCACCGTGCTCGCGCTCGCCGCCGACACCGCGGCCGACAAGGTCGCACGACTGGCGGGCGAGGGCTGGGCGGCCAACCGGCTGGGCCTCGACGCCACGGGGGCGAGCGTGCTGCCGCTGGCTCCGTGA
- a CDS encoding LCP family protein, giving the protein MSAESMPEPGTPEDSGSSAPRRRGKGSRRKPRSTRHKALVITAWAAAGVVVLGGTGLGFMYFKLNDNIKSVDINQALGTDRPLDVDNGSQDILVLGSDTRSGGNKELGGGVDDGSARSDTAMIVHVYEGHKKASVVSIPRDTLVDRPECTDSKGVEHDAGSQVMFNSAYSTGGAACAVKTVESMTGIRMDHYIEVDFSGFQKLIDELGGVEVTTTKSIRDEESHLDLKAGTHQLTGKQALGLVRTRHGVGDGSDLGRIQLQQAFIKALVEQVKDIGVLTSPKKLFDLADTATKTVTTDTDLDTVKDLASFANGLKGISPSNMNMVTMPVQYDPADGNRVLVLKAKSQQVWDALKNDRPIPKSATKGAATGAAKGVVS; this is encoded by the coding sequence ATGTCTGCCGAGAGCATGCCGGAACCCGGCACACCGGAGGATTCCGGTTCGAGCGCCCCGCGCCGCCGCGGCAAGGGCAGCCGCCGCAAGCCGCGGAGTACGCGCCACAAGGCGCTCGTCATCACGGCCTGGGCCGCCGCGGGCGTCGTCGTGCTGGGCGGTACCGGCCTCGGGTTCATGTACTTCAAGCTCAACGACAACATCAAGAGCGTCGACATCAACCAGGCACTCGGCACCGACCGGCCCCTGGACGTCGACAACGGCTCGCAGGACATCCTCGTACTCGGCTCCGACACCCGCTCCGGCGGCAACAAGGAGCTGGGCGGCGGCGTCGACGACGGCAGTGCCCGCTCGGACACCGCGATGATCGTGCACGTCTACGAGGGCCACAAGAAGGCCAGCGTGGTCTCCATACCCCGTGACACCCTCGTGGACCGGCCCGAGTGCACCGACAGCAAGGGCGTCGAGCACGACGCCGGGTCCCAGGTGATGTTCAACTCCGCGTACTCGACCGGCGGCGCCGCCTGTGCCGTGAAGACCGTCGAGTCGATGACCGGCATCCGCATGGACCACTACATCGAGGTCGACTTCAGCGGTTTCCAGAAGCTCATCGACGAACTCGGCGGCGTGGAGGTCACCACGACCAAGAGCATCCGGGACGAGGAGAGCCACCTCGATCTCAAGGCCGGCACGCACCAGCTCACCGGCAAGCAGGCGCTCGGTCTGGTCCGCACCAGGCACGGTGTCGGCGACGGCTCCGACCTCGGCCGGATCCAGCTCCAGCAGGCGTTCATCAAGGCCCTGGTCGAGCAGGTCAAGGACATCGGAGTGCTGACCAGCCCGAAGAAGCTGTTCGACCTCGCCGACACCGCGACCAAGACCGTCACCACCGACACCGACCTCGACACGGTCAAGGACCTGGCCTCGTTCGCCAACGGCCTCAAGGGCATCAGCCCCTCGAACATGAACATGGTGACGATGCCGGTCCAGTACGACCCGGCCGACGGCAACCGTGTCCTCGTCCTCAAGGCCAAGTCCCAGCAGGTCTGGGACGCCCTGAAGAACGACCGCCCGATCCCTAAGTCGGCGACCAAGGGGGCGGCGACGGGTGCGGCGAAGGGTGTTGTGAGCTAG
- the rho gene encoding transcription termination factor Rho: MSDTTDLMGARVEETAAAPATDASAPATGAGSRRRRGTGLEGMVLAELQQVASGLGIRGTARMRKSQLIEVIKEAQAGGGAPAKAETATETKPKRRATSKARTGDDAAPADKKAEAKAEKAVAQQQIEIPGQPASDDAPAERRRRRATSEAGSPETVTAEAKSEPKAETPAQSQGEAKGDAGDGGEGRQGRRDRRDRGERGDRDRGGRGDRDRRGKGDEQQGGQGGQGGGNQQRQDRQGGQQQGGGRQDRQDRQRDNGPQDDDDFEGGRRGRRGRYRDRRGRRGRDEFGPNEPQVADDDVLIPVAGILDILDNYAFIRTSGYLPGPNDVYVSLAQVRKNGLRKGDHVTGAVRQPKDGERREKFNALVRLDSANGMAAESGRGRPEFNKLTPLYPQDRLRLETDPGVLTTRIIDLVAPIGKGQRGLIVAPPKTGKTMIMQAIANAITHNNPECHLMVVLVDERPEEVTDMQRSVKGEVISSTFDRPAEDHTTVAELAIERAKRLVELGHDVVVLLDSITRLGRAYNLAAPASGRILSGGVDSTALYPPKRFFGAARNIEDGGSLTILATALVDTGSRMDEVIFEEFKGTGNAELKLDRKLADKRVFPAVDVDASGTRKEELLLGSDELAITWKLRRVLHALDQQQAIELLLDKMKQTKSNAEFLLQIQKTTPMPGNGND, encoded by the coding sequence GTGAGCGACACCACCGATCTGATGGGCGCACGTGTCGAGGAGACCGCTGCCGCGCCCGCCACGGACGCCTCCGCGCCTGCCACCGGTGCCGGCTCCCGTCGGCGCCGCGGTACCGGCCTCGAGGGCATGGTGCTGGCCGAGCTGCAGCAGGTCGCATCCGGCCTCGGCATCAGGGGCACCGCGCGGATGCGCAAGAGCCAGCTGATCGAGGTCATCAAGGAGGCGCAGGCGGGCGGGGGTGCTCCGGCCAAGGCCGAGACCGCCACCGAGACCAAGCCGAAGCGCCGGGCCACCTCGAAGGCCCGTACGGGCGACGACGCCGCTCCCGCCGACAAGAAGGCGGAGGCCAAGGCCGAGAAGGCCGTGGCACAGCAGCAGATCGAGATCCCCGGCCAGCCCGCGAGTGACGACGCCCCGGCCGAGCGCCGCCGGCGCCGCGCGACCTCCGAGGCCGGCAGCCCCGAGACGGTCACAGCCGAGGCGAAGAGCGAGCCGAAGGCCGAGACGCCCGCCCAGTCCCAGGGCGAGGCCAAGGGCGACGCCGGTGACGGTGGCGAGGGCCGTCAGGGCCGCCGCGACCGCCGTGACCGTGGCGAGCGCGGCGACCGTGACCGCGGAGGCCGCGGCGACCGCGACCGCCGTGGCAAGGGCGACGAGCAGCAGGGCGGCCAGGGTGGCCAGGGCGGCGGCAACCAGCAGCGCCAGGACCGTCAGGGCGGCCAGCAGCAGGGCGGCGGCCGTCAGGACCGCCAGGACCGTCAGCGTGACAACGGGCCCCAGGACGACGACGACTTCGAGGGTGGCCGCCGCGGCCGCCGCGGTCGTTACCGGGACCGCCGTGGCCGGCGTGGCCGCGACGAGTTCGGCCCCAACGAGCCGCAGGTCGCCGACGACGACGTCCTGATTCCCGTCGCGGGAATTCTGGACATCCTCGACAACTACGCGTTCATTCGTACGTCGGGCTACCTGCCCGGCCCGAACGACGTGTACGTCTCCCTCGCCCAGGTCCGCAAGAACGGTCTGCGCAAGGGTGACCACGTCACCGGTGCGGTCCGTCAGCCCAAGGACGGCGAGCGCCGCGAGAAGTTCAACGCGCTGGTCCGCCTGGACTCCGCGAACGGCATGGCTGCCGAATCCGGCCGCGGCCGCCCGGAGTTCAACAAGCTGACGCCCCTTTACCCGCAGGACCGGCTCCGTCTGGAGACCGACCCGGGCGTGCTGACCACCCGCATCATCGACCTCGTCGCGCCGATCGGTAAGGGCCAGCGCGGTCTGATCGTGGCCCCGCCGAAGACCGGCAAGACCATGATCATGCAGGCGATCGCCAACGCGATCACGCACAACAACCCCGAGTGCCACCTGATGGTCGTCCTGGTCGACGAGCGTCCGGAAGAGGTCACCGACATGCAGCGGTCGGTGAAGGGCGAGGTCATCTCCTCGACCTTCGACCGTCCGGCCGAGGACCACACCACGGTCGCCGAGCTCGCCATCGAGCGTGCGAAGCGCCTGGTTGAGCTGGGTCACGACGTCGTCGTACTGCTCGACTCGATCACGCGCCTGGGCCGTGCGTACAACCTTGCCGCCCCGGCCTCCGGCCGCATCCTGTCCGGTGGTGTCGACTCGACCGCGCTCTACCCGCCGAAGCGCTTCTTCGGTGCCGCGCGCAACATCGAGGACGGCGGCTCGCTGACCATCCTGGCCACCGCGCTCGTCGACACCGGCTCGCGCATGGACGAGGTCATCTTCGAGGAGTTCAAGGGCACCGGCAACGCCGAGCTCAAGCTCGACCGGAAGCTCGCCGACAAGCGCGTCTTCCCGGCGGTGGACGTCGACGCGTCCGGTACCCGTAAGGAAGAGCTGCTGCTCGGCAGCGACGAGCTCGCCATCACCTGGAAGCTGCGCCGCGTGCTGCACGCGCTCGACCAGCAGCAGGCGATCGAGCTGCTGCTGGACAAGATGAAGCAGACGAAGTCGAACGCCGAGTTCCTGCTGCAGATCCAGAAGACGACGCCGATGCCGGGCAACGGCAACGACTGA